The DNA region CGTCACCGGGCGGTGCAGTTATCTCCTGAATCAGGCTGAGGGACTTGCTGCAGATGCAGGGGTGGTAGGGCGACAAGTCACCTCCAGGGCTGCAGGGTTGGGGGCCAGTCAGACTTGCCATGGGACCTAGCAGATGCGTCTGGGAAGGTGAGTCTGTAATCTGGGCTTCTCAACCACTGAGGTCAGCGTGAACTTTGTGGGACAGAGAGACTGGTGGCCTGCCATCCCAGGCCCCAGGAAGAGCCTGGGGACCACACTTGGACGAGAAGGGCGGAGGGCGTTTGGGCGGCCACCCTTATCTTACCGCCTTTGATGTCCTGGCCTCGGGCATCTCCCAGAGACAGCAGGATTGCAGTGGTGATCACAGGATGCTGGGCTGCCATTCCCAGGCCTGTAGGGGTCATGGGTGCCTCTGGGCAGAAGGGCTCTGAGCTTGTCAGGCAGTTTGTAGGTCCTGACCTTTGTGGGGACAAGTGAGCGGGAGTTCTGGGGCCAGGTGGTCTCAGCCATGACAACCACAAGTGGAGCTGAGGCCCAGTCCTGAGTTTGGTAAAGCCCCTTCTCTCCACGGCACCTTTGGGGGGCTTTAGGACAGAAGAGGAGCTGCGAGTCTGTGGACTCCCCTTGGAGCTGTGGACGAGGCAGTGGGTGAGGGTGGGATTCTGGGAGGGTTACTCAGCTAAGCAAGGGAGGGGAGTAGAGGGTTCTGCTTGAATAATGTTTCAGAGCCCCCAGGGAACCTAAGGCGTTAATAACACTGTCTACCCCAGGCAAGGGCGGGCCTGTGGGGAGGTTCAGGATGTGCTTCTTCAACAGTGAGGGGCTGGGTGCAGGGGATGCAGCATAAATCAGACAGGTTCTTGCCCTGGAGGAGCCAGATGCAGGGGCGATGCCGGCTGAGCCTCGCTGCCAGGGCTGCAGGGGCAGCACGGGAAGAGCAGGGGCATCGTTTCCCCCCATTTAGTCCCAGGCCTGTGTCAGTGTCCTTCCAGCCCGTGCCCATAGCCACTACCTGCCCTGTCCCCGCCCCTGTCCTAAGCAGGCTGGGCCTGGCTCAGGGGTGTCTGCTCTGGCTGGGGAGACAGCCAGGGGACTCGGGGGCTTCATGAAGGCTCATCACGCAGAAGGCAGCCGGGCAGAGGGGACAGTGAGGGCTCGTCCTGAGGGACCTCAGGTCCTCTCTGTGCTACTCCAACTTCCATCTTTggacctcctcctccctctgctctgggCCCCGCCCTCTGTGCCCCTGTCCACCCGAGGCCGCCCCTGGCTCAAGCCTGGCCTTTCCACATCTCCCGGACATCCACCCCACTGAGGCGGGCGCCCGTCCAGCTCAGCTCTCTAGGAAGGCAGGTGGCAAGTGCGCCGTGGAgcctcctccctcttctgcccTCTGCGCCTTCTCCGCACTCTCCCCAGCTGGCCTTGACCTCTTctgctccctgcccttccccagcaGGGTTGGCACCACCATGGGAAGCAGAGTCCTCCAGCACTTCTGCCCCACAGCATCAGGTCCGAGGGTGCTGGAGTCGCCCACCTGCGCACGTGGGGCCCAGAGCAGGAGCCGCCTGCTCCCATTTCCAGCCTCATTTCCTGGCTAGTCCCCGCCTCCCCCAGGTTCCAGCTGCTTCTGGGGAGCCAGGACCTGGATttcttcctcctgccccagcaGAGAGGACAGTGGTGGATAAGCGGCAGCCTCCATTTCACCCCCCTCTGTGTCTGCCAGCttctggggtgggcagggagagtaACAGGGTACCCCTCGCTCTCCATTAAAAATACAGACTCTGTGAAAGGGGACAGAAAGTGGGTGCGGTAATTGCCATGAAGCCAGTCCGGAGGGCGCGCTGCGATGCACCAGCCCCCTGACAGAGGCCTGCTCTGGCCGGGCAGTTCGCCCGGCAGCAGGTGAGCGCTCAGGGGAGCGGGGGGCTGAGTCCTTCTGGAGACCTGGCCCTGGGCTGGCAGCGTCTGTGGGCCCCGAGGCAGGGGTCCAGTGCACGGTGGCCCATGCCTTCATGTTGGGCCGGGAAACCAGGGCAGGCAAGCTGTGGGGACCAGTGGTCATTTGGGCCAGAACTTGACCCAGAGGCCAGGGAGGAGATGGGGTCCTGAGAAGGGGCCAGAGTGGTTGTGTGCTGAAGGTCTTGATGGAAAGGGACAGTGCTGGGTGGACATGTCAGCCAGGCTCCCAGCAGGATGGGAGGTGTAGTGGGCGGCTCTGCCCGAGGGCCCAGATTCTGGGTCCCATCCTCCTGCCATCACAGCCGTCCCGTGACCTGGTCTTGTCTGAGCTGTGATTAGGCCTCCCTGGGGCCATCCCAGTGcctcttccaggaccagggagtAGTCAGGTGGGGTTTCTGCCCCACCTGGCCCGGTGTCTGTTGCCAAGGATGGGGGCAGCCCTGCCTCAGTATCGAGGCTCCCTGAGGAGAGAGACTGATGCCCCGGGGTGGGGGAAGCTCACAGCCTTGCGTGGGAGCTGGTGGGGCAAGTGCCCAAGCCAGGTGACCAGTGCCCCCAATCCTGCAAGTCTGgtatctctgggcctcagcctcctcGTCCATAGGAGGGTGGTGGCCCTGCTCGGCTCACTATGTTTGGACAGAATCGTTGTGCAGAGGAAAAGCAGGGACCCCCCCCCCAGATGGCCGAGTTGCCGtgtgccctgcccacctctccccagGGTGGGCCTGGCCTGCTACTTCGCACGAGTGTCCCGTGTGGGTCCTGTCCTCCCCACGCTTGCCCCTGGGGCCGGCTGAGCTTGGAGCGCCCCAGTCCACGCTCCTGAGTCAGCCTGTGGCCGTGCCGGCCCAAGTCGCACAGATGCAGGTGTCCCTCCACCGCTGGGGCAGTGGCCATCCCCACTGTGGCCTGGGTCAGCTCTTAGCCAGGCAGTGGTGGCTGTGCCTGAGCCGCCCCCATCCTGGTGCTCCCTCTGATCCTGTCCTCATGCGCCCTGAGAGCCAGCTGCTGCCAGGCTGCCTGTCTCCATCCAGTGgccgctgcagcctctcctgctgtggcTGGTTGTAGCAGGTGATGCTTCAGTCTAGGGAAGGGTGGGGTCTTCTTGACTGTTGGCCTTGACAGGGGTCCATCCTGTGGGTCCACAGAGAGGctgcagggggcggggtgggagggtgtCTGCTACCGGGTGAGTGTGTGCGGGCTCCTGGAGCGCTTCCGTGCTGCGGTCTGTGCACGTCTgcttctcttctgcttccttaTCACTCATCAGGCTTGCATAACCAGGCTGGTCCTGCTTCCTGCAGAGGAGCTATCAGTGTACCATCTGGAGCTGCAAATGGGGTGACAGGGTGTTAGCGGCCTGTTCACCCCCAGGCGCTTCCCAGCACCCAGACCCTGTCTCCAGGGATCCTGGGGCTGACACCCCTGCACTGAGCCCTGCTCCCGGGGGCGCTGTCCTCTGCAGGGCACCTGGGGACAGGTGTGTGACAGACAGCATGTGGGAGGTGTTGGCTGTCGCATGGACACCCCGCTGCCATCCTCCTCCACTTTCCTGGGGCAGAGCACCAGGATGGGAGCAGCTAGCAGTGTGACCCTGGGGTCCGCTCCCTTGTCAGTGATCAGGGACTGTCCCCCACCTCATGTGGCTCTGGTGGGAATTCGCGTGGGTGACGCGCCTCACACAGTCGGCCCAGGTGTGGGACCAGGGGGTCCAGCAGAGCTTCCCTGTGGTGGTTGTCCGCGACCCCATTCCCCCAACCGTGCCTCCCCTGTGGGAGGGGACCTGGGCCCAGAGAGGTGCCCGCTGGGCAGACCTGGACACGTGGCTGAGTCAGAGTCCAGTGACGCCAGGAGGCCTGAGCTGGAGGTTCTTGCCGGTGCTGCTTGGACAGCGTGCTCAGCCTCCTTCACGGGACAGGGTGAGGATGTAGGTGGTGACCCACTCGGAGTGCCCCTCACGGGAGCACCCACTGGGGCACTCCACACACAGCCCCTCAGCCCAGCCTCTTCCAGGTTGGACATTGCAGAGCGCGGTCCTGATGCGAGAGGTGGGCACCTGGCTCCTGACCTGCACCTGCATCTGCGCCTGGGTCGGCTTGGGCGTCTCTGTCCCAGGGGACAGAGGAGGTAAGGACTGgcactgtgtgtgtggggggggctgtgggggcagagctggggacagGGGTGCCCCCGTCAGGCTCCACGGGGAAGGGTTGGGTTTGGGCTGTGCGGGACCGGGGCTTCAGCCCCACCCAGGTTGCACGCTCAGAGCCCATCCCCTTGGGGTCTCCCAGCCTTGCCCGCGGTAACTTCTCCTGGGCTCGTTCTCTGGGGCCTGCCTGTCCGAGGGGTCAGCTGCcacgccctccccctcccccagccctgccctgaagCAGCCACTGTGGGCTTGCAAGGGTCACTGTTCCCAGGGCCTGGGACTTTCACGTGCCACACCAACAACATCCTCAGGATTGACTGCCACTGGTCTGCCCCAGAGCTGGGCCAGGGGGCCGGCCCCTGGCTGCTCTTCACCAGGTGAGGCCGGAGGGCAGGGGgtagagggcaggggtgggggtagggagccGGGCTGGTGCAGTGGCCCTTTGGTGCCGACACGTGCCCTTTCCAGCAACCATGCTCCAGGCAGCAAGCACAGGTGCGTCTTCCGGGCCAGCGTGTGCACAGTGGAGCTGCCACCCGAGGAGGTGCTCGTGCCTTCTGACAACTTCACCATCACCTTCCACCGTCACGTCTCTGGGAAGGAGCAGGTCAGCCTGGTGGATCCACAGTACCTGCCCCGGAGACATGGTGAGGCCTGGGCCATTGCGTTGTCCGGGAGCATCCTGGCTACATCACCCCCCACGGCCCAGTCAGTGCTCCCGGTCCCTGCTGACGGATCCAGGGCTAGCATCAGGCGGGGCccccggggagggggagggttttGGAGGAGGATGAAGGTGCAGGGCTTTGAGTTGGGGCAGGAGCTGCAGTTTGAGTCACTTGCGATCTACTTCAGTCACAGCAGGAAGGACTTCAGTAAGACACTAGGAAGAACTTCCAGCAGCAGCTTAGATCTGAAACTCACCTTGTCTGTCTGCAGAGGCTGGAGGAAGTCACTGCTGTCTTGTCCCACCTGGGGCTTCTCTGGACCAGTTTTCCAGTGAGGCCTCTGCTCTGAGAAGGCCTTGGCCACGTGCCCCGTCCTTCCCGGGAATCTTTGCGATCCCCAGTCCTGGGCGTGCTGGCCCCCACACCGTCACACAGCTTCATTCTGTTTCAGTGAAGCTGGACCCTCCCTCAGACTTGCTGAGCAACATCACTTCTGACCACTGTGTCCTGACCTGGAGCATCAATCCTGCCTTGGAGCCGCTGGCCTCACTCCTCAGCTACGAGCTGGCCTTCAAGAGGCAGGAGGAGACCTGGGAGGTAAGGCTGGGTCTGCCTACCGTGGGGACCTCTCCTGGGAGCAGCAGCCAGGGTCACTCCTCGTCCCATCTAGGGTGGTGTCACCTTGGAATTGTGAGGAGGGAAGTGACCAGAGACAAGGGTAAGTGAGTGCAGGTGTGGTGAGTGTGCCTGTGTGTACGTGTGAGCGTTCACAGGGCGTGCCTGTGTGGATGAGTGTGCATGCACGTGGATACATGTAAGTGTGTGGACACGTGTAAGTGTGCccacgtgtgtgtgtacacgtccTCGAGGGCTGATGGGCCCAGTCTCACCCCCAGCACCTCCTAACTGTTCACCCCACAGCGGGCTCGGCACAAGGATCACATTGTTGGGGTGACCTGGCTGAAACTTGAAGCCACTGAATTGGACCCTGGTTCCACCTATGAGGCCCGGCTGCGTGTCCAGATGGCCACACTAGAGGACGCGGTGGCGGAGGAGGAGCGCTATGAGGGCCCATGGAGTGACTGGAGCCAGCCCACCCGCTTCCACTCCCCCCAGAGACAAGGTGGGCGCTGCTGCCTTCAGGGGCCTGGGTGGGGCCTCCCCGCCCCCTTGCGTCCCACCCCTTACCCCTCCTGGGACCCCCTCCCTCGTGGCCCAGTTGACTGCCTTCCCCTGGAGGTCTGTGTGAAGGGGAAACACCTGCCAAGTGCTGGGCCTCCCAGGGAGCTGCAGCTCCCGGTCTCCTTGGAGCGAGTGTGGCCCCAGCTGCACAGCAGGCTGGTGCTGCTGTCTCTGGAGCCCGGGCAGGGCCTCGTCTGCTTAGGGGGCTGGGCTGACTCTTGTGCACAGAGGTACTGGAAAGGATCTCGGACTCTGGTGATCTTATGGATGGGAAAGGCAAGGCCCAGGGGTGCGTGATTCACCCAGAGTACTCTCGGAGGCGCGACATAAACCTTCCATTTTGGCCTGAGGCGCCCATCCAGGTGCCTTTGCCAGGTGAGTTTGGAGGAACACAGCCCTGGGCCCTTCCTGCTATAGGTCTCCTGGTCCCAGCTTTGGGGCAGCGCGACAGCACCCTGGTCTCTGTGTCCATCTTTCTCCTGCTGACCAGCCTGACCTACCTGCTGTTCAAGCTGTCACCCAGGTCTGTAGCCAAGGAGTGTGTGTGGGAGTGTGTGCATGTAAGTGAATGTGTTATTGTACATGTGGGTGTGAGAATTCGTATGTGCATGAGCGTGTGTGTGCGTTTGTGGGTGTGGGGTAGGCGGTGCATTGAGGGCccaaacccacaccccctcccacaatgctcctgggtggggaggggttttCAGGCCTCTGACCCGGACCAGTGGGGATGTCCCCAGTTGCCAGGTGCATGTGGGTGGTGGGCAGTGTGGCCCAAAAGAGCTCTGGAGGGACCCAAAGTCCCTGGGGCCGAGTCGCCTGAGGCCCTTGTCTCCTGCCTGTGGAGGTGCTTGGCACTGGCTCATTTGCACAGTGGTTTTATGCAGACAGTGTTGGGCATCTGGTTTTCACGGGGCCCTGTTTCCCGCCCTGATGGGTGCCACGGACAACCAGATGAACAAAAAGCCCTCCTGAAACAAGCCATCACACATGGGGCCTCGTCCCGCAGGAGACCGGCCAGGCGTGGACGGGTAGcagagaggatgggaggaggTTGGACAGAGGCagccagggtgagggagggacgGGGTGCTGGGCCCGATGGGTGGCCAAGAGGACCAGGGAGGGCTCAGGCTTGCCCTCGGGTCCCAGGAGAGCGCCTGAAGCCTGGTCACGTGGGATGGGATCTGGTTTATGTTTTGAGAATGGAGTTCTGTGGTACAAGTGAGGAGGAGAACCTGTAGGGTGGCCAGGGGTGGGGTCCAGAGGGAGGCAATTGTGTGTGAGCTGGCGGGAGAGGCAGAGCTAGAGCTAAGTGCAGGGTGTGACAGGGTCTCAGGACGGGAAAGTGAGGGGACGTTGGGTGGATGCGATGTGACTCGTGGCCCCTGATGCCACCCTGGGGTGGGGAATCGGGACAGGCCCCCAGGGAGGCTGGCGAGGTTGATCTGGACTTGCTGGGTCAGAGTCTGGGGCGCCGTTCTCAGGGGAGGAGCAGTGGGTCTTGGGTGGGTAGATCCGGTGCTCGGGGAGAAGTCTGATGGGGTTCCCGGAAGTACTGTCTCCCCCTCCGGCTGAAGACACAGCTGGTCACCCCCACCCCTGAACCCGCCATCACCACTCACCTTAAAGGGACCCATGTCTTGGTATAAATCAGTTCTGTGGGGTCATTAGCGAGGGGGCCGCAGgtgccaggtgtcaggcctggaCCCAACGAGAGGAGAGGGCGACAGCAGCACTAACGGGGCAGGGCTGGTCCCTGCTGCGTGGAAGGAGCCGTGTTCCTGGCAGTGACCTCCTGGAGTTGGGCCTCTGATTACTGTCTCCTGACCTCAGGATGAAGACAGCCTTGTACCAGGACGTGCCGTCCCCAGGCCCGTTCTTCCAGTCCCTGTACAGTGTGCACAACGGGGACTttcaggttcgtgacccggtggGCCTGGGGTGCCCAGATGTCTGGACCGCCCAGGCTGTGGGCTCTGGGTGAGGTTGGGGGCCTCTGTCAGTGCTTTGAGCTTTTTTGCTATATATAGtggtatatatagtatataggtAGTATATGTACGCACTGTGACTCAAAGGGGCCAAAGACAAATTAGCTTTATTCTCTATTGCcgagttctttttcttctcatgtcTCTGATTCCATTGCTGATGGGAAAAAATGTCAAGTTTCTCATGACGTTATCTCTGCCTCTTCTGGTTTGCAGCAGCCCTTGGAGGTAAATGGTCAGTTTAAGGTGCCAGCTCAGGGGGCTGTGTGCACCTGAAGGCATCTGTGTCTTGTGCTGCCTCTGGGGCCCTCCCTGGTCCCTGGGCTACTCTGGTGGCCGTCATGGAGTGCCTGGCCCCTCCCGGCCCCCGGGGTAGCGATGAGTTGACCCTACACCACCCCCCCCATCGTGGTGCCCTGGGGGGCTCTCACAGGCTGCGACGCTGAGAACAGCCTGGAGGCCCCGTTGGACCCTCCCTGCTGGCCTGGTAGTTCCTGCTCcacaggcaggaggaggggaggaggagctCCAATGGGTGGTCTCTGGTCCCCACCCTCTCGGGCCCCTCACTTTGGGCAGAGGATGGAGGTGGCGCTGCCCAGGTTCTCCCACACCAGCTTTGCGTGGCTGCCTTCTGCCTGGCTCTTTTCTCTCTTAACAGGGAGTCTAGTTTTCAAGCTTGTCAtccaaaaatataatttgaagctTAAAGCCGAGCACTTTGTCAGGGCTGCATGGGGAGTAAATGTTCTGATGCCTGCACTCATCTTCTGGGCTGCAGGCACCCAGCCCCTTCTCTGTAGAACCATAGCACCTGTCAGGGCTTAGTTAGCCCCTTGGGAGGTGGTCTGGAGCCACGGGCTGGCTCTCCGGGGGCAGGACAATGATGGAAGGTGTGGTGTGTGGTGCACTCGATGGAGACTCCTGGTCCCACCTAGGAaacagcttcctttttttttttttttaaattcttttccattatggtttatcataggatattgaatatagttccctgtgctatacagtaggaccttgttgtttatccatcctatacacactagtttgcatctactaaccccaaactcccagttcatcccacccccacccccttgacaaccacaagccTGTTATCTATGTatgtgggtctctttctgttttgtagataagttcatttgtgtcatattttagattccacatgtaagtgatatcatatggtgtttgtctttctctttctgactcacctcacttagtatgataatctctagttgcatccatgttgctgcaaatggcattatttcattcttttttatggctgagtagtattccattgtatgtatgtaccacatcttctttatccattcatcttttgatggacatttaggttgtttccatgtcttggctattgtgaattgtgctgctatgaacatgggggtgcatgtatctttttgcattagaattttgtctggatgtatgcccaggagtgggattgctgggtcatatggtagctctatttttaaattttttaagaaacatccatactgttttccatagtggctgcaccaacttacagtcccaccaacagtaaaggatggttcccttttctccacaccctctccagcatttgttatttgtagagtttttagtgatggccattctgactggtgtgaggtggtagctcattgtagtttttttttttttttttttttgcgatactcaggcctctcactgttgtggcctctcccgttgcggagcacaggctccggacacgcaggctcagcggccatggctcacgggcccagccgctccacggcatgtgggatcttcccggaccggggcacgaacccgtgtcccctgcatcggcaggcggactctcaaccactgcgccaccagggaagcccactcattgtagttttgatttgcatttctctaataattagtgatgttgatcttttcacgtgcctcttggccatttgtatttcttctttggagaaatgcctatttaggtcttctgcccatttttcgattggatttctttttgttattgagttgtatgaactgtttgtatattttggaaattaagccctcgtcagtcgcatcatttgcaaatattttctcccattctgtaggttgtcttttcgttttgtttatggtttcctttgctgtgcaaaagcttataagtttgattaggtcccatttgtttattttgtttttatttctgttgccttgggagaccaACCTGTGAAAAcactggtatgatttatgtcagagaatgttttgcctgtgctcttttctaggagttttatggtgtcctgtcttatgctgaagtctttaagccattttgagtttatttttgtgtatggtgtgagggtgtgttctaacgtCGTTGATTTACATGCAGGAACATCTTCCTTTTGGAGGTAGTGGGCCTCCTGTGGCCCCACAGAGGGTCCAGGTCTGCTGGCCTTGGCCCCAAGGTGCCAGCCCAACAGCACCtcctgtgtgtgcgtgcgtgcgtgcgtgtagTGGGGTTTGGGTGAGGGTGCCTGGGCTCTGCAGCTGCTGGCAGTGTGTGAGGCAGCAGTGTCTTCAGCCCTGTCACCATCTGTACCCTGGTTCAGGCCTCTGTGAGCACAGGCCTGTGCTGGGAGCCAGGGGAGGGTCCTGAAGGGAATGGGGGTTCTGTGTTGAGGCTGGGCTGGCCCATGGGGGGAAGACAGAATGTTCTGGGCACAGGTGCTCTTGGTCTCTGGGAGTGGATTTCtggagagcttcctggaggaggggaggctgCTCCCACAGTGAGTCCTGAACACACTGCCTGAGGCCTTCCCTCCTCTCGGTGCTCTGTTCCAGACCTGGATAGGGGCCCACAGAGCTGGTCCAGAGCCAAGCCCGGACTGCACAGGCCCTGCACGAGGAGCCTGGGAGACCCGTGTCCGGGAGGCCATCGCTTTGCTCACCTATGACCCGGTGGACGTGGGGCCGTTAGcgggcctggaggaggaggggagcaCTGGCACCGGCCTCCCAGCAGATGCGCTGCCCGCAGGATGTGTGGAGGAGGGGGGGCCGCTGCCCGCCTACCTGCCACAGGAGGCCTGGGCCCCCGCAGGCCCTACCAGGCTGGCTCCCCCGCAGTCCCAGGGCAGCAGCAGCGACTACTGTGCCCTGGGCTGCTCCAGGTGGGGCGGCCCCTCCACCTTCACAGGAAGCGCGCAGAGCTCTGAGCCCGACGCTGCCTTGGCCTGTGGCCCTTTCTATGACCAGCAGAGCCTGGATGCCCGGCCAGGAGGTAACTGTGCAGGCGTTGGTCACAGTCAGAGGCAGGACGCTGGTGGATGGGCCGCATGAGGCTCTCCTGCTCTTGGCAGGCCGTGGGCTCCGTCCCCACAGTGCTGCAGCACGTCCATCCTGGGGAACATGAAGCAAAGTCCCTGGAGCCAACACTTGACTGGCACTGGACCTGCGGAGGGCCACCCATGCAGCGGTCACATGTCCGGTCCGGGTGGAGGCAGGaggctctcccctcctcccctccctctgcatcTGTCGGGAGGGGGCTCTGCCCTCAGCATCCTGCCATCCTGGCCCCCCGTCCACCACTTCCCTCCCCGCTTCCTGGCTTAACCCCAGGGCCCACAGCCAGTTCTGCCCTCAGTCCCTTAAAGGGCCAGCCTGGGCCCCGTGGACACAGGTGAGACACCGTGACCAGGCCTAGTGTCCTGTTTCTGTGCCTTCCTGAGGTCTCTCCCCTACTGAGATTAAAAGGGACATAGCAGCTGTTTCAAACTGCTGTTGGCTGGGAGAGGGGCCCAGATGACATAGGAAGGGTGGCGTCTGGCTATTCCTGGGCTTTCTGGGCTCCACGAATAGCAGGGGGAGGCTCAGCGACCAGCTCCAGGGAGGCCGCCTCCCCGCCCCTCCTTGTCGGCCCCCGGGGCTGAGTGCTGTGGCCAGAGTAACCATCCAGCAGTGGTCTTGGCCTCTGAAGGGCCCTGCTTCTACCCCCACCCCCGTGGTCTGGAGAGAGGGGGACAGAGCAGAGGGCGCCTGTGTCCGTCccttagggctgccata from Tursiops truncatus isolate mTurTru1 chromosome 15, mTurTru1.mat.Y, whole genome shotgun sequence includes:
- the LOC117308046 gene encoding uncharacterized protein isoform X1 produces the protein MHQPPDRGLLWPGSSPGSRLDIAERGPDARGGHLAPDLHLHLRLGRLGRLCPRGQRRIDCHWSAPELGQGAGPWLLFTSNHAPGSKHRCVFRASVCTVELPPEEVLVPSDNFTITFHRHVSGKEQVSLVDPQYLPRRHEAGGSHCCLVPPGASLDQFSSEASALRRPWPRAPSFPGIFAIPSPGRAGPHTVTQLHSVSVKLDPPSDLLSNITSDHCVLTWSINPALEPLASLLSYELAFKRQEETWERARHKDHIVGVTWLKLEATELDPGSTYEARLRVQMATLEDAVAEEERYEGPWSDWSQPTRFHSPQRQEVLERISDSGDLMDGKGKAQGCVIHPEYSRRRDINLPFWPEAPIQVPLPGEFGGTQPWALPAIGLLVPALGQRDSTLVSVSIFLLLTSLTYLLFKLSPRSVAKECVWECVHVSECVIVHVGVRIRMCMSVCVRLWVWGRRCIEGPNPHPLPQCSWVGRGFQASDPDQWGCPQLPGACGWWAVWPKRALEGPKVPGAESPEALVSCLWRCLALAHLHSGFMQTVLGIWFSRGPVSRPDGCHGQPDEQKALLKQAITHGASSRRRPARRGRVAERMGGGWTEAARVREGRGAGPDGWPRGPGRAQACPRVPGERLKPGHVGWDLVYVLRMEFCGTSEEENL
- the LOC117308046 gene encoding uncharacterized protein isoform X2; the encoded protein is MHQPPDRGLLWPGSSPGSRLDIAERGPDARGGHLAPDLHLHLRLGRLGRLCPRGQRSPALKQPLWACKGHCSQGLGLSRATPTTSSGLTATGLPQSWARGPAPGCSSPATMLQAASTGASSGPACAQWSCHPRRCSCLLTTSPSPSTVTSLGRSRSAWWIHSTCPGDMLDPPSDLLSNITSDHCVLTWSINPALEPLASLLSYELAFKRQEETWERARHKDHIVGVTWLKLEATELDPGSTYEARLRVQMATLEDAVAEEERYEGPWSDWSQPTRFHSPQRQEVLERISDSGDLMDGKGKAQGCVIHPEYSRRRDINLPFWPEAPIQVPLPGEFGGTQPWALPAIGLLVPALGQRDSTLVSVSIFLLLTSLTYLLFKLSPRSVAKECVWECVHVSECVIVHVGVRIRMCMSVCVRLWVWGRRCIEGPNPHPLPQCSWVGRGFQASDPDQWGCPQLPGACGWWAVWPKRALEGPKVPGAESPEALVSCLWRCLALAHLHSGFMQTVLGIWFSRGPVSRPDGCHGQPDEQKALLKQAITHGASSRRRPARRGRVAERMGGGWTEAARVREGRGAGPDGWPRGPGRAQACPRVPGERLKPGHVGWDLVYVLRMEFCGTSEEENL